The Malus domestica chromosome 13, GDT2T_hap1 genome includes a window with the following:
- the LOC103452628 gene encoding pentatricopeptide repeat-containing protein At3g06430, chloroplastic-like, with protein sequence MASSISLSFSSSLLPHPLPFNKYSTATAAASQKSQYPNFKLLLRAFANPAVSRRSTPSPSSDTRKRHWKKGEYPGVSETSAPANYRKTPGRSTSSESSDTRKKHWKRGEFPGVSETSTPANHRKTPGRSTSSESSDTRKKHWKRGEFPGVSETSTPATYRKTSARSASYPSSDNRKKHWKQGEFPGVSETSIPAIYRKPPLKNVKKKLDRKNNAKAWVNTVTEALSDAIDKKQWLQALEVFDMLREQPFYQPKEGTYMKLIGMLGRCGQPNRARQLFDTMVEEGCEPTLDLYTALLAAYCRNNLIDEAFSVLNLMKTLPQCQPDVFTYSTLIKVCIDHLKFDLVESLYEEMAERLIAPNTVTQNIVLSGYGKAGKYDQMEKVLSGMLEGTSCKPDVWTMNVVLSVFGNKGQIDMMERWYEKFRDFGIEPETRTLNILIGAYGKKRLYDKMSTVMEYMRKLQFPWTTATYNNVIEAFADVGDAKNMEYTFEQMRAEGMKADTKTFCCLINGYANAGLFHKVVSCVQLAGKFEIPENTTFYNAVIAACAKAEDLMEMERVFNRMKEKQCQPDSTTYSVMVEAYSKEGMNDKIYYLKQEIGTDGNQSDQISVEENQSDQISAEENQSDQISVEDNQSDQISDEGNQSDQSSFEDNQSDQAFGAESGGVV encoded by the exons ATGGCttcttcaatctctctctccttctcttcctctctcctccctcatccTCTTCCTTTCAACAAATACTCCACCGCCACCGCCGCCGCCTCCCAGAAATCCCAATACCCCAACTTTAAGCTGCTCCTCCGCGCATTCGCCAACCCAGCTGTAAGCCGTCGCTCCACTCCATCTCCGTCTTCCGACACCAGAAAGAGGCACTGGAAGAAAGGTGAATACCCAGGCGTCTCGGAGACGTCGGCTCCGGCGAATTACAGAAAAACCCCTGGTCGTTCCACTTCATCTGAGTCTTCCGACACCAGAAAGAAGCACTGGAAGCGAGGTGAGTTCCCGGGCGTCTCGGAGACGTCGACTCCGGCGAATCACAGAAAAACCCCTGGTCGTTCCACTTCATCTGAGTCTTCCGACACCAGAAAGAAGCACTGGAAGCGAGGTGAGTTCCCGGGCGTCTCGGAGACGTCGACTCCGGCGACTTACAGAAAAACCTCCGCTCGTTCCGCTTCATATCCGTCTTCCGACAACAGAAAGAAGCACTGGAAGCAAGGGGAGTTCCCGGGGGTCTCGGAGACGTCGATTCCGGCTATTTATAGAAAACCccctttgaaaaatgtgaagaaGAAGCTGGACCGGAAGAACAATGCCAAGGCCTGGGTCAACACCGTCACGGAGGCCCTGTCAGACGCCATTGACAAGAAGCAGTGGCTCCAAGCTCTTGAG GTGTTTGACATGCTTAGGGAACAACCATTTTATCAACCGAAAGAAGGGACTTACATGAAACTCATTGGTATGCTTGGAAGGTGCGGCCAACCCAATCGTGCCCGCCAGCTTTTCGATACAATGGTTGAAGAGGGCTGTGAACCAACTCTTGACCTTTACACAGCCTTGCTCGCGGCTTATTGCCGGAACAATCTGATTGACGAGGCATTTTCTGTTCTTAACCTGATGAAGACTCTCCCGCAATGCCAGCCTGACGTTTTTACTTACAGTACCTTGATAAAGGTTTGCATTGATCATTTGAAGTTTGATTTAGTTGAGTCCTTGTATGAGGAAATGGCTGAGCGGTTGATAGCTCCGAATACAGTCACCCAAAACATAGTGTTGAGTGGATATGGTAAGGCCGGGAAGTATGACCAGATGGAAAAAGTGTTGTCCGGGATGCTGGAGGGTACAAGTTGCAAGCCTGATGTCTGGACAATGAATGTTGTCCTTAGTGTGTTTGGAAACAAGGGTCAGATAGATATGATGGAGAGATGGTATGAGAAATTCCGTGATTTTGGGATTGAGCCGGAAACTCGCACTTTGAACATTCTGATTGGTGCTTACGGGAAGAAAAGGCTGTATGATAAGATGTCAACTGTGATGGAGTACATGCGCAAGCTTCAATTCCCATGGACAACCGCAACTTACAACAATGTGATAGAGGCTTTCGCGGACGTAGGAGATGCAAAAAACATGGAATACACGTTTGAACAGATGCGTGCTGAGGGCATGAAAGCAGACACCAAAACATTCTGCTGCCTTATTAATGGGTATGCCAATGCAGGCCTCTTCCATAAGGTGGTTAGCTGCGTTCAGTTGGCTGGAAAGTTTGAGATACCTGAGAATACCACATTTTACAATGCGGTGATAGCTGCATGTGCAAAGGCAGAGGATTTAATGGAGATGGAAAGAGTTTTCAACCGGATGAAagagaagcaatgtcaaccggatTCCACAACATACTCTGTCATGGTTGAGGCATATAGTAAGGAAGGTATGAACGACAAGATCTACTACTTGAAGCAGGAGATTGGTACTGATGGTAATCAAAGTGATCAGATTAGTGTTGAAGAAAATCAAAGTGATCAGATTAGTGCCGAAGAGAATCAGAGTGATCAGATTAGTGTGGAAGACAATCAGAGTGATCAGATTAGTGATGAAGGCAATCAAAGTGATCAGAGTAGTTTTGAAGATAATCAAAGTGATCAGGCTTTTGGAGCTGAGTCTGGCGGTGTTGTCTAG
- the LOC103452627 gene encoding squamosa promoter-binding-like protein 1 isoform X2: MESEFGGKACNFRGVMVPNLKGVGKKSLEWDLNDFKWDGDLFTASPLNSTPSDGRSRQLFPARPETPSDAGLSNSSSSGSDNISPGNEKDQRELEKRRRDFFVENRELNDEAASLNLKLGGQTYPIMEEEVQTGKKTKTIGTTSNRAVCQVEDCKADLSNAKDYHRRHKVCAMHSKATKALVGSVMQRFCQQCSRFHALQEFDEGKRSCRRRLAGHNRRRRKTHPDTAVNGGSLNNEGGSGYLLISLLRILSNMHSSSSDQTKDQDVISHLLRSLANVAGTADGRNISTLLQGSQGLFNSGTSVQTARRVLDMNAGVNTEDPLRSKGHCSILPASRDSSESKSVTPEATSRRFQLNDIDLNSTYDDSQDYVENLGNSHVPASPGTASLGFPSWMQRDSHKSSPPQTSGNSDLTSTQSPSSSSGEAQSHTDRIIFKLFGKDPNELPLALRSQILDWLSHSPTNIESYIRPGCIILTIYLRLEKSTWEEFCCHLGSSLKTLLDAADDPFWRTGWVYTRVQDYVAFTYNGEVVLDTPLPLKSNKSCRISCIKPIAISLSERAEFIVKGFNLSSSTTRLLCALEGKYLAQETCYDLLDDADSTVEDDEQQCLKFSCSIPNVTGRGFIEVEDHGLSSSFFPFIVAEQEVCSEICMLEDVIEVSETDDDIQSGPEKVEAKNQALDFIHELGWLLHRSRVKFRLGQLDPNLDTFPFRRFRLLMEFSIDHDWCAVVKKLLGILFDGTVDAAEHPSLESALLDMGLLHRAVRINSRRMVEFLLRFVPGLTGSEQKEQVDRDGNSFLFKPDVVGPMGLTPLHIAASTDGCEQVLDALTDDPGKVGIKAWKNTRDSTGLTPYDYACLRSRYSYVHIVQRKISNTLESGHVVLDIPGLTLDRNGKQKQSDAHKSSRVASLETERNDIKAILRHCRLCEQKPAYSTTRSLVYRPAMLSLVAVAAVCVCVALLFKSNPEVVFVLEPFRWEHLKFGSS, encoded by the exons ATGGAGTCTGAATTCGGAGGAAAGGCTTGTAATTTTCGTGGTGTGATGGTGCCGAATTTGAAGGGGGTTGGGAAAAAGAGTTTGgaatgggatttgaatgattttaaATGGGATGGTGATCTTTTTACTGCTAGTCCATTAAATTCTACACCATCTGATGGTAGGAGTAGGCAGTTGTTTCCGGCCAGGCCAGAAACTCCGTCGGATGCTGGTTTGTCCAACAGTTCTTCTTCTGGTTCGGATAATATCAGTCCGGGGAATGAGAAAGATCAAAGAGAATTGGAGAAACGGAGAAGGGATTTTTTTGTGGAAAACCGAGAGTTGAATGATGAAGCTGCGTCTCTGAATCTTAAACTTGGCGGGCAAACTTACCCCATTATGGAAGAAGAAGTACAAACCGGGAAGAAAACAAAGACAATTGGGACTACTTCAAACCGTGCAGTTTGTCAGGTGGAGGACTGTAAGGCTGATCTTAGCAATGCCAAGGATTATCACCGGAGGCATAAGGTCTGTGCTATGCATTCTAAGGCAACTAAAGCGCTGGTTGGAAGTGTTATGCAGCGGTTCTGTCAACAGTGTAGCAG GTTTCATGCTCTTCAAGAGTTTGATGAAGGGAAGAGAAGTTGCCGTAGGCGTTTGGCTGGCCATAATAGGAGGAGAAGAAAAACACATCCTGATACTGCAGTTAATGGAGGCTCTTTAAACAATGAAGGCGGAAGCGGTTATCTATTGATTAGCTTGCTGAGAATACTTTCAAATATGCACT CTAGTAGTTCTGATCAAACAAAGGATCAGGATGTCATATCTCATTTGTTGAGGAGCTTAGCCAATGTTGCTGGTACGGCTGATGGAAGAAACATATCTACATTGCTGCAGGGATCTCAAGGTTTATTTAACAGTGGGACATCTGTCCAGACTGCACGAAGGGTTCTAGATATGAATGCTGGTGTTAATACTGAGGACCCTTTAAGGTCTAAAGGACACTGTTCGATACTACCTGCATCAAGAGACAGTTCTGAATCCAAATCAGTTACACCGGAAGCTACAAGTAGAAGGTTCCAGTTAAATGACATTGATTTAAATAGTACATATGATGATTCACAGGACTATGTAGAGAACCTAGGGAATTCTCATGTTCCTGCAAGTCCAGGCACTGCATCTCTTGGTTTTCCTTCATGGATGCAGCGTGATTCTCATAAATCAAGCCCACCTCAGACAAGTGGGAATTCAGACTTAACTTCTACTCAGTCACCGTCAAGTTCTAGTGGAGAAGCTCAG AGTCACACAGACCGAATTATTTTTAAACTATTTGGAAAAGACCCTAATGAACTTCCACTTGCTCTGCGATCACAG ATCCTCGACTGGTTATCTCACAGCCCTACCAACATTGAAAGCTACATAAGGCCGGGCTGTATCATTTTGACAATTTACCTTCGTCTAGAAAAATCCACGTGGGAGGAG TTCTGTTGTCATCTGGGATCCAGTTTGAAAACACTTCTTGATGCTGCGGATGATCCTTTTTGGAGAACAGGATGGGTGTATACAAGGGTGCAAGATTATGTAGCATTTACATACAATG GTGAAGTTGTGTTAGACACACCCTTGCCTCTTAAAAGCAATAAAAGTTGCAGGATATCATGCATCAAACCAATTGCGATCTCCTTATCTGAGAGAGCTGAATTTATAGTAAAAGGCTTTAACCTTTCTAGTTCCACCACAAG GTTACTCTGTGCTCTAGAAGGGAAGTATCTGGCTCAAGAAACTTGTTATGACTTGTTGGATGATGCGGATAGCACTGTTGAGGATGACGAACAACAATGCCTTAAATTCTCCTGCTCTATACCAAATGTTACTGGGCGAGGATTCATTGAG GTTGAAGATCATGGTCTCAGCAGTAGCTTCTTTCCATTTATAGTTGCAGAGCAGGAAGTATGCTCTGAGATTTGTATGCTGGAAGATGTGATTGAGGTGTCCGAGACTGATGATGATATCCAATCTGGACCTGAAAAAGTGGAAGCTAAGAACCAAGCCTTGGACTTTATACATGAATTGGGTTGGCTCCTACATAGAAGTCGCGTTAAGTTTAGACTGGGTCAATTGGATCCCAATCTAGATACATTTCCCTTTAGACGGTTCAGATTGCTCATGGAGTTCTCCATTGACCATGATTGGTGTGCTGTGGTGAAGAAACTCTTGGGCATTCTGTTTGATGGTACTGTCGACGCTGCAGAGCATCCTTCCCTTGAGTCTGCACTACTGGATATGGGCCTCCTCCACAGAGCTGTGCGAATCAATAGCAGACGTATGGTGGAATTCTTGTTAAGATTTGTCCCAGGTTTAACAGGATCTGAGCAGAAGGAACAAGTTGACAGGGACGGCAACAGTTTCTTGTTTAAACCTGATGTTGTTGGGCCCATGGGGTTGACTCCTCTTCATATTGCCGCCAGTACTGATGGCTGTGAGCAAGTATTGGATGCCTTAACTGATGATCCTGGAAAG GTGGGAATTAAAGCATGGAAAAACACTCGAGACAGCACAGGATTGACACCATATGATTATGCATGCCTTCGAAGCCGCTACTCCTATGTCCATATAGTCCAGCGGAAAATCAGCAATACACTGGAAAGCGGGCATGTGGTGCTTGACATCCCTGGCCTCACGTTAGACAGAAATGGAAAGCAGAAGCAATCGGATGCGCATAAATCATCAAGAGTAGCCAGCTTGGAAACTGAAAGGAATGATATAAAAGCAATCTTACGACACTGCAGGTTATGTGAACAGAAACCAGCTTATAGCACCACACGGTCACTTGTATACAGGCCGGCAATGCTGTCATTGGTGGCTGTCGCTGCTGTCTGCGTTTGCGTGGCCTTGCTCTTTAAAAGCAATCCGGAAGTTGTTTTCGTGTTGGAGCCATTCCGGTGGGAACACTTGAAGTTTGGTTCAAGCTAA
- the LOC103452627 gene encoding squamosa promoter-binding-like protein 1 isoform X1, translated as MESEFGGKACNFRGVMVPNLKGVGKKSLEWDLNDFKWDGDLFTASPLNSTPSDGRSRQLFPARPETPSDAGLSNSSSSGSDNISPGNEKDQRELEKRRRDFFVENRELNDEAASLNLKLGGQTYPIMEEEVQTGKKTKTIGTTSNRAVCQVEDCKADLSNAKDYHRRHKVCAMHSKATKALVGSVMQRFCQQCSRFHALQEFDEGKRSCRRRLAGHNRRRRKTHPDTAVNGGSLNNEGGSGYLLISLLRILSNMHSSSSDQTKDQDVISHLLRSLANVAGTADGRNISTLLQGSQGLFNSGTSVQTARRVLDMNAGVNTEDPLRSKGHCSILPASRDSSESKSVTPEATSRRFQLNDIDLNSTYDDSQDYVENLGNSHVPASPGTASLGFPSWMQRDSHKSSPPQTSGNSDLTSTQSPSSSSGEAQSHTDRIIFKLFGKDPNELPLALRSQILDWLSHSPTNIESYIRPGCIILTIYLRLEKSTWEEVFSTVDGRSFLKTLLDAADDPFWRTGWVYTRVQDYVAFTYNGEVVLDTPLPLKSNKSCRISCIKPIAISLSERAEFIVKGFNLSSSTTRLLCALEGKYLAQETCYDLLDDADSTVEDDEQQCLKFSCSIPNVTGRGFIEVEDHGLSSSFFPFIVAEQEVCSEICMLEDVIEVSETDDDIQSGPEKVEAKNQALDFIHELGWLLHRSRVKFRLGQLDPNLDTFPFRRFRLLMEFSIDHDWCAVVKKLLGILFDGTVDAAEHPSLESALLDMGLLHRAVRINSRRMVEFLLRFVPGLTGSEQKEQVDRDGNSFLFKPDVVGPMGLTPLHIAASTDGCEQVLDALTDDPGKVGIKAWKNTRDSTGLTPYDYACLRSRYSYVHIVQRKISNTLESGHVVLDIPGLTLDRNGKQKQSDAHKSSRVASLETERNDIKAILRHCRLCEQKPAYSTTRSLVYRPAMLSLVAVAAVCVCVALLFKSNPEVVFVLEPFRWEHLKFGSS; from the exons ATGGAGTCTGAATTCGGAGGAAAGGCTTGTAATTTTCGTGGTGTGATGGTGCCGAATTTGAAGGGGGTTGGGAAAAAGAGTTTGgaatgggatttgaatgattttaaATGGGATGGTGATCTTTTTACTGCTAGTCCATTAAATTCTACACCATCTGATGGTAGGAGTAGGCAGTTGTTTCCGGCCAGGCCAGAAACTCCGTCGGATGCTGGTTTGTCCAACAGTTCTTCTTCTGGTTCGGATAATATCAGTCCGGGGAATGAGAAAGATCAAAGAGAATTGGAGAAACGGAGAAGGGATTTTTTTGTGGAAAACCGAGAGTTGAATGATGAAGCTGCGTCTCTGAATCTTAAACTTGGCGGGCAAACTTACCCCATTATGGAAGAAGAAGTACAAACCGGGAAGAAAACAAAGACAATTGGGACTACTTCAAACCGTGCAGTTTGTCAGGTGGAGGACTGTAAGGCTGATCTTAGCAATGCCAAGGATTATCACCGGAGGCATAAGGTCTGTGCTATGCATTCTAAGGCAACTAAAGCGCTGGTTGGAAGTGTTATGCAGCGGTTCTGTCAACAGTGTAGCAG GTTTCATGCTCTTCAAGAGTTTGATGAAGGGAAGAGAAGTTGCCGTAGGCGTTTGGCTGGCCATAATAGGAGGAGAAGAAAAACACATCCTGATACTGCAGTTAATGGAGGCTCTTTAAACAATGAAGGCGGAAGCGGTTATCTATTGATTAGCTTGCTGAGAATACTTTCAAATATGCACT CTAGTAGTTCTGATCAAACAAAGGATCAGGATGTCATATCTCATTTGTTGAGGAGCTTAGCCAATGTTGCTGGTACGGCTGATGGAAGAAACATATCTACATTGCTGCAGGGATCTCAAGGTTTATTTAACAGTGGGACATCTGTCCAGACTGCACGAAGGGTTCTAGATATGAATGCTGGTGTTAATACTGAGGACCCTTTAAGGTCTAAAGGACACTGTTCGATACTACCTGCATCAAGAGACAGTTCTGAATCCAAATCAGTTACACCGGAAGCTACAAGTAGAAGGTTCCAGTTAAATGACATTGATTTAAATAGTACATATGATGATTCACAGGACTATGTAGAGAACCTAGGGAATTCTCATGTTCCTGCAAGTCCAGGCACTGCATCTCTTGGTTTTCCTTCATGGATGCAGCGTGATTCTCATAAATCAAGCCCACCTCAGACAAGTGGGAATTCAGACTTAACTTCTACTCAGTCACCGTCAAGTTCTAGTGGAGAAGCTCAG AGTCACACAGACCGAATTATTTTTAAACTATTTGGAAAAGACCCTAATGAACTTCCACTTGCTCTGCGATCACAG ATCCTCGACTGGTTATCTCACAGCCCTACCAACATTGAAAGCTACATAAGGCCGGGCTGTATCATTTTGACAATTTACCTTCGTCTAGAAAAATCCACGTGGGAGGAGGTATTCTCGACTGTGGATGGCAGATCCTT TTTGAAAACACTTCTTGATGCTGCGGATGATCCTTTTTGGAGAACAGGATGGGTGTATACAAGGGTGCAAGATTATGTAGCATTTACATACAATG GTGAAGTTGTGTTAGACACACCCTTGCCTCTTAAAAGCAATAAAAGTTGCAGGATATCATGCATCAAACCAATTGCGATCTCCTTATCTGAGAGAGCTGAATTTATAGTAAAAGGCTTTAACCTTTCTAGTTCCACCACAAG GTTACTCTGTGCTCTAGAAGGGAAGTATCTGGCTCAAGAAACTTGTTATGACTTGTTGGATGATGCGGATAGCACTGTTGAGGATGACGAACAACAATGCCTTAAATTCTCCTGCTCTATACCAAATGTTACTGGGCGAGGATTCATTGAG GTTGAAGATCATGGTCTCAGCAGTAGCTTCTTTCCATTTATAGTTGCAGAGCAGGAAGTATGCTCTGAGATTTGTATGCTGGAAGATGTGATTGAGGTGTCCGAGACTGATGATGATATCCAATCTGGACCTGAAAAAGTGGAAGCTAAGAACCAAGCCTTGGACTTTATACATGAATTGGGTTGGCTCCTACATAGAAGTCGCGTTAAGTTTAGACTGGGTCAATTGGATCCCAATCTAGATACATTTCCCTTTAGACGGTTCAGATTGCTCATGGAGTTCTCCATTGACCATGATTGGTGTGCTGTGGTGAAGAAACTCTTGGGCATTCTGTTTGATGGTACTGTCGACGCTGCAGAGCATCCTTCCCTTGAGTCTGCACTACTGGATATGGGCCTCCTCCACAGAGCTGTGCGAATCAATAGCAGACGTATGGTGGAATTCTTGTTAAGATTTGTCCCAGGTTTAACAGGATCTGAGCAGAAGGAACAAGTTGACAGGGACGGCAACAGTTTCTTGTTTAAACCTGATGTTGTTGGGCCCATGGGGTTGACTCCTCTTCATATTGCCGCCAGTACTGATGGCTGTGAGCAAGTATTGGATGCCTTAACTGATGATCCTGGAAAG GTGGGAATTAAAGCATGGAAAAACACTCGAGACAGCACAGGATTGACACCATATGATTATGCATGCCTTCGAAGCCGCTACTCCTATGTCCATATAGTCCAGCGGAAAATCAGCAATACACTGGAAAGCGGGCATGTGGTGCTTGACATCCCTGGCCTCACGTTAGACAGAAATGGAAAGCAGAAGCAATCGGATGCGCATAAATCATCAAGAGTAGCCAGCTTGGAAACTGAAAGGAATGATATAAAAGCAATCTTACGACACTGCAGGTTATGTGAACAGAAACCAGCTTATAGCACCACACGGTCACTTGTATACAGGCCGGCAATGCTGTCATTGGTGGCTGTCGCTGCTGTCTGCGTTTGCGTGGCCTTGCTCTTTAAAAGCAATCCGGAAGTTGTTTTCGTGTTGGAGCCATTCCGGTGGGAACACTTGAAGTTTGGTTCAAGCTAA